A stretch of the Geminocystis sp. M7585_C2015_104 genome encodes the following:
- a CDS encoding CoB--CoM heterodisulfide reductase iron-sulfur subunit B family protein: MLRYAYFPGCVAQGACRELHQSTLAISEVLGIELVELKKASCCGSGTYKEDSQLLEDAVNARNIALAEEEGLPLLTHCSTCQGVIGSVDERLKEAKENNPEYLAKINQLLEKENCHPYRGITRVTHLLWALIGDYGLEALKGKVVKPLAGLRCAAFYGCYLLRAQKHLPFDSPWNPQSLERIFTTVGATAVYYEGRIKCCGWPISSYASQQSFQMAGKHLLEAMANGADCIVTPCPLCHLNLDSRQPEIARVLGRKINLPILHLPQLVGLALGISPRKLGLYNHVVSTRGVLKKLGLS; the protein is encoded by the coding sequence ATGCTCCGTTATGCCTATTTTCCGGGCTGTGTTGCTCAAGGCGCCTGTAGGGAATTACACCAGTCCACCCTAGCCATTAGCGAGGTTTTAGGGATTGAACTAGTGGAACTGAAAAAGGCCTCCTGTTGTGGTTCTGGCACTTACAAAGAGGATTCACAGCTATTAGAGGATGCAGTGAATGCCCGCAACATAGCCCTGGCGGAGGAAGAGGGCCTTCCCCTTTTAACCCACTGTAGCACCTGTCAGGGGGTAATTGGCAGTGTGGACGAGAGACTAAAAGAGGCAAAGGAAAACAATCCTGAGTATCTGGCCAAAATCAACCAGCTGCTGGAGAAGGAAAACTGTCATCCATACCGGGGGATTACAAGGGTAACGCATTTGTTGTGGGCCTTAATTGGAGATTATGGTTTAGAGGCGTTAAAGGGAAAGGTGGTTAAACCGCTGGCGGGGTTGAGATGTGCCGCCTTTTATGGATGTTACCTGTTAAGGGCACAAAAACATCTTCCCTTTGATAGCCCCTGGAATCCCCAGTCCTTAGAAAGGATTTTTACCACAGTGGGGGCTACTGCTGTTTACTACGAGGGGAGAATCAAATGTTGTGGGTGGCCCATTTCCAGTTATGCCAGCCAACAGTCCTTTCAAATGGCAGGGAAGCATCTGTTGGAGGCGATGGCCAACGGCGCCGACTGTATTGTAACCCCTTGTCCCCTATGTCATCTGAATTTGGACTCTCGGCAGCCGGAAATAGCCCGGGTTTTAGGAAGGAAAATCAATTTACCCATTCTCCACCTGCCCCAACTAGTAGGCTTAGCATTGGGGATATCGCCGCGGAAACTGGGATTGTATAATCACGTTGTTTCTACCAGGGGAGTGTTGAAAAAACTAGGGCTATCATGA
- a CDS encoding DUF309 domain-containing protein, whose protein sequence is MTPLERAIEEFNQGKYYQCHDTLEAIWMEAVEPDKTFYQGILQIAVACYHLNRNNWRGAVMLLGEGTRKLREYEPEYMQIAVDELVRQSCELLMALQNMSQGDGRVADGQQKGKDNLRLPTIRLVNQ, encoded by the coding sequence ATGACACCACTAGAAAGGGCAATAGAAGAATTTAATCAGGGGAAATACTACCAATGCCATGACACGTTGGAGGCTATTTGGATGGAGGCTGTGGAACCAGATAAGACATTCTATCAGGGAATCCTGCAAATTGCAGTAGCCTGTTACCACCTCAATAGAAATAATTGGCGCGGTGCGGTGATGCTGTTGGGGGAGGGGACAAGAAAACTAAGGGAATATGAACCAGAATACATGCAAATAGCCGTAGACGAGTTGGTGAGACAAAGTTGCGAACTATTGATGGCCTTACAGAATATGTCTCAGGGGGATGGGCGGGTAGCAGACGGACAGCAAAAAGGGAAAGATAACCTCCGTCTGCCCACCATCCGTCTTGTCAACCAGTAG
- a CDS encoding ammonium transporter: protein MWERRTRRKIAAAARKIKNNTSIQGCILLSAILILFSGYGVYAQENGIATGTVARELKIGLDTLWVVLASVLVISMNAGFAMLETGFCRSKNAVNLLSKNLIVFGITTLAFWSIGFALMFGDGNDFIGSQGFFLKGADNSPATGSDYEGVYTALSWTGVPLAAKFLFQVAFAGTAATIVSGAVAERIKFIDFLWFSFLLTAFAYPLVGHWAWGGGWLDKMGFLDFAGSTVVHSVGGWCALTGAILLGPRLGKYSSNGSITPLPGHNLSIATLGCFILWIGWFGFNSGSTMEVNEHIARIALTTNLSAASGGLAGTITSWILAGKPDLSLTINGVLSGLVAITAGCAMVSYGNAITIGTIAGILVVVSVYIFELLKIDDPVGAISVHLVNGIWGTLAVGLFADGEIYGDKTVNGFFSSGDFKLLGIQFLGVVAVGVTMIVLSTLFWSVLRLLFGLRVPPEEEYVGLDIGEHGMEAYAGFFDFQQQPPSEELQSSSKDWQSQQPPTKANDS from the coding sequence ATGTGGGAAAGACGAACAAGAAGGAAAATCGCGGCGGCGGCGAGGAAAATAAAAAACAATACTAGTATTCAAGGTTGTATTTTGCTGAGTGCTATTTTGATTTTGTTTTCCGGCTATGGAGTTTACGCCCAAGAAAATGGAATAGCCACGGGAACAGTCGCAAGGGAGTTAAAGATAGGTTTAGATACCCTGTGGGTGGTGCTGGCCTCGGTTTTGGTAATAAGCATGAATGCCGGTTTTGCCATGCTGGAAACCGGCTTTTGTCGCAGTAAAAATGCAGTTAATTTGTTGTCAAAAAACCTCATTGTATTTGGCATTACCACCCTCGCTTTTTGGTCCATTGGTTTTGCCCTGATGTTCGGCGATGGCAATGACTTTATAGGCAGTCAGGGTTTTTTCCTCAAAGGTGCAGACAATAGCCCCGCCACGGGCAGTGACTATGAAGGGGTATATACTGCTTTGAGTTGGACGGGAGTTCCCCTAGCGGCCAAGTTTTTGTTTCAAGTGGCTTTTGCCGGCACAGCGGCTACCATCGTTTCGGGAGCGGTGGCAGAAAGGATTAAATTCATTGACTTTCTCTGGTTTAGCTTCTTATTGACGGCCTTCGCCTATCCCCTGGTGGGACACTGGGCATGGGGCGGTGGCTGGTTGGACAAAATGGGCTTTTTGGACTTTGCTGGCTCTACCGTAGTACATTCTGTGGGAGGATGGTGTGCTCTCACCGGAGCCATATTACTAGGCCCAAGACTAGGTAAGTATTCCAGTAATGGCAGTATTACTCCACTGCCCGGACACAATTTAAGTATTGCCACCCTGGGCTGTTTTATCCTCTGGATAGGCTGGTTTGGCTTCAACAGTGGTTCCACCATGGAGGTGAATGAGCATATAGCCCGTATTGCTTTGACCACAAACCTTTCGGCTGCCTCTGGGGGCCTGGCCGGTACAATTACCAGTTGGATTCTGGCAGGAAAACCTGACTTGTCCCTTACCATCAACGGCGTTTTATCAGGACTGGTGGCCATTACTGCCGGCTGTGCTATGGTATCCTACGGTAATGCCATCACCATTGGCACTATTGCCGGGATTCTTGTAGTTGTCTCTGTATATATTTTTGAATTACTAAAAATAGACGACCCGGTGGGTGCCATTTCGGTTCACCTGGTGAATGGCATTTGGGGCACTTTGGCTGTGGGACTGTTTGCTGACGGCGAAATTTACGGTGACAAGACAGTAAATGGTTTTTTCTCCAGTGGGGACTTCAAATTGTTGGGGATTCAATTTTTGGGAGTCGTAGCCGTCGGCGTCACTATGATTGTATTGAGTACCCTGTTCTGGTCTGTTTTGAGGCTCCTGTTTGGGCTAAGAGTGCCCCCCGAGGAGGAGTATGTGGGTCTAGATATTGGCGAACACGGCATGGAGGCCTATGCTGGCTTCTTTGACTTTCAACAGCAGCCTCCTTCGGAAGAATTGCAATCTTCTTCAAAAGACTGGCAATCCCAACAACCCCCCACAAAAGCCAATGACAGTTAG